A window from Fragaria vesca subsp. vesca linkage group LG5, FraVesHawaii_1.0, whole genome shotgun sequence encodes these proteins:
- the LOC101304575 gene encoding isoaspartyl peptidase/L-asparaginase-like, translating to MGWAIALHGGAGDIPLSLSPERRQPREAALRHCLQIGVEALKANKPPLDVVELVVRELENIPVFNAGKGSVLTSNGTVEMEACIMDGTKRCGAVSGLTTVVNPISLARLVMENTPHIYLAFDGAEAFAREQGVETADANSFITPENVERLKQAIEANRVQIDYTQPIQKDVKDKAPEADGDSQLGTVGCVAVDDLGNLASATSTGGLVNKMVGRIGDTPIIGAGTYANNLCAVSATGKGEAIIRSTAARDVAALMEYKGVSLKEAAAYVVEESTPKGNVGLVAVSATGEVTMPFNTTGMFRACATEDGYWEIGIWPSDVQK from the exons ATGGGGTGGGCGATCGCGCTCCATGGCGGCGCCGGCGACATCCCCCTCTCTCTTTCGCCGGAGCGCCGCCAGCCTCGCGAGGCCGCCCTCCGCCACTGCCTCCAGATCGGCGTCGAAGCTCTCAAGGCCAACAAGCCTCCTCTCGACGTCGTTGAGCTCGTC GTTCGCGAGCTGGAGAATATTCCGGTGTTCAACGCCGGGAAGGGGTCGGTGTTGACCAGCAACGGCACGGTGGAGATGGAAGCTTGTATTATGGACGGCACCAAGAGATGTGGAGCTGTTTCTGGGCTCACTACTGTGGTCAATCCCATATCTTTAGCCAGATTGGTCATGGAGAACACTCCTCACATCTATCTTGCTTTTGATGGAGCAGAGGCCTTTGCTAGAGAACAA GGTGTTGAGACTGCAGATGCGAATAGCTTCATTACACCGGAGAATGTTGAGAGGCTAAAGCAGGCGATAGAGGCCAACAGGGTGCAG ATTGATTATACACAGCCAATTCAGAAAGATGTGAAGGATAAAGCACCTGAAGCTGATGGCGATAGTCAGCTTGGAACTGTTGGATGTGTGGCTGTTGATGATCTTGGGAATTTGGCTTCTGCAACTTCGACAGGCGGATTGGTTAACAAGATGGTTGGCCGGATTGGGGACACACCCATTATCGGTGCAGGGACATATGCCAACAATCTGTGTGCAGTTTCTGCCACTGGCAAAGGTGAAGCAATAATCCGAAGTACAGCTGCGAGGGATGTGGCAGCTCTTATGGAGTACAAAGGTGTCTCTCTTAAAGAGGCTGCAGCTTATGTTGTGGAGGAGAGCACTCCGAAAGGCAATGTTGGCTTGGTTGCTGTATCTGCCACAGGAGAAGTCACAATGCCTTTCAATACAACAGGGATGTTTCGAGCTTGTGCTACTGAGGATGGGTATTGGGAGATTGGAATATGGCCTTCTGATGTGCAAAAATGA
- the LOC101294667 gene encoding flavonol 3-sulfotransferase-like gives MWYNIWLKALMSAIQNRNCRSQSHHHPLLTNNPHDCVPFLELLAHNDNTNAYLESLPSPRLLSTHSSYASLPDSILNTPGTRIVYIARNPKDVLVSLSKFSQKVGQLISNGQLVPPLPIELAFESFCKGESNSGPFWDHVLGYWEASKENPEKVLFLKYEDMKEDTEGCVKRLAVFMRHPFSSDEERQGVVQEVVNLCSFENLSNLEVNKSGTFGPINNSLFFRKGQVGDSSNYLTPEMLQHLDKITS, from the coding sequence ATGTGGTACAACATATGGCTTAAGGCTCTCATGTCTGCTATCCAAAATCGAAATTGTCGATCCCAATCCCATCATCATCCATTGCTCACAAACAATCCTCATGATTGTGTGCCCTTCCTAGAGTTGCTAGCTCACAATGATAACACAAACGCCTACCTAGAATCTCTTCCCTCACCTAGATTGCTGTCAACCCACAGTTCTTACGCATCATTACCAGACTCCATTTTGAATACTCCAGGTACTCGGATTGTGTACATTGCAAGAAACCCTAAAGACGTTCTTGTTTCTTTATCGAAGTTTTCACAGAAAGTTGGACAACTGATTTCAAATGGCCAACTTGTGCCACCTCTTCCTATAGAATTGGCATTTGAGTCGTTTTGTAAAGGGGAATCGAATTCTGGACCTTTTTGGGATCATGTTCTGGGTTATTGGGAAGCAAGCAAGGAAAACCCTGAGAAGGTGTTATTTTTGAAGTATGAAGATATGAAGGAGGACACAGAGGGATGTGTAAAGAGGTTGGCAGTATTCATGCGTCATCCATTTTCGTCAGACGAAGAGAGACAAGGTGTTGTTCAAGAAGTAGTAAACTTGTGCAGTTTCGAGAATTTGAGCAATTTGGAGGTGAACAAAAGTGGGACTTTTGGTCCAATTAACAACAGCCTCTTCTTCAGGAAAGGTCAGGTTGGGGACTCCAGCAACTACCTAACACCTGAGATGCTCCAGCATCTTGACAAAATCACATCTTGA
- the LOC101304868 gene encoding probable galacturonosyltransferase 11-like codes for MRRRAAEYRRPVRSRRFSYWIWALFGLFSIAGLVLFVLHHNQNEDRVEQPVLENNERFEQVAHEGLNFTEDILSARSFSRQLAEQMTLAKAYVIIAKEHNNLHLAWELSTKIRSCQLLLSKAAMRGESVTLEEAEPIIKSLSSLIFRAQDAHYDIATTIMTMKSHIQALEERAYAATIQSTVFGQLAAEALPKSLHCLHIKLTADWLKKASIQVLADEKRNSPRLMDNNLYHFCIFSDNVLATSAVVNSTVSNADHPKQLVFHIVTNGVNYGTMQAWFLSNDFKGSTIEVQNVEELSWFNASYAPIVKQLLDPDSRAYYFGGYQDLNVDTKLRNPKHLSLLNHLRFYIPEIYPQLEKVVFLDDDVVVQKDLTPLFSLDLHGNVNGAVETCLEAFHRYYRYLNFSNTIISSKFDPQACGWAFGMNVFDLIAWRKVNATARYHYWQEQNADGTLWKLGTLPPGLLTFYGLTEPLDRRWHVLGLGYDLNIDNRLIESAAVIHYNGYMKPWLKLAISRYKPLWERYVNQSHPYLQDCVTS; via the exons ATGCGGCGGCGGGCGGCCGAGTATCGGCGCCCGGTTCGAAGCAGGAGGTTTTCGTATTGGATCTGGGCTCTGTTTGGACTCTTCTCCATTGCTGGTCTTGTTCTGTTTGTGTTGCACCATAACCAGAATGAAGATCGGGTCGAACAGCCCGTATTG GAGAATAATGAGAGATTTGAACAGGTTGCTCATGAGGGGTTAAATTTTACTGAAGATATATTGAGTGCTAGATCATTTTCCCGGCAGCTGGCTGAGCAAATGACACTTGCCAAAGCTTATGTTATTATTGCCAAAGAGCACAATAATCTTCATCTTGCTTGGGAACTTAGCACAAAGATCAGAAGTTGCCAACTTTTGCTTTCTAAAGCTGCCATGAGGGGGGAATCAGTCACATTAGAGGAAGCAGAGCCAATAATTAAAAGCCTATCATCTCTTATATTCAGGGCACAAGATGCACATTATGACATTGCAACCACAATAATGACAATGAAGTCTCATATTCAAGCCCTTGAAGAGCGTGCATATGCAGCAACAATCCAAAGCACTGTTTTTGGACAGCTAGCTGCTGAAGCATTACCCAAAAGCCTCCATTGCCTACATATTAAGCTCACAGCTGATTGGTTGAAAAAGGCTTCTATACAAGTACTTGCAGATGAGAAGAGGAACTCTCCCAGACTCATGGATAACAATCTCTACCATTTCTGCATATTTTCAGATAATGTGTTGGCTACTTCTGCTGTTGTGAACTCTACTGTCTCCAATGCTGACCATCCTAAACAGCTGGTCTTCCACATTGTCACCAATGGAGTCAATTATGGTACGATGCAGGCTTGGTTCCTGAGCAATGATTTCAAAGGATCCACCATAGAGGTGCAGAACGTTGAGGAGTTGTCTTGGTTTAATGCCTCTTATGCCCCTATCGTGAAACAGCTCCTTGATCCTGATTCACGGGCCTACTACTTTGGGGGATATCAAGATTTGAATGTTGATACAAAGTTGCGAAACCCTAAGCATCTATCTTTGCTCAATCACCTCCGATTTTACATCCCAGAGATCTATCCACAGCTGGAAAAGGTAGTTTTTCTTGATGATGATGTTGTCGTCCAGAAGGATCTGACCCCACTTTTCTCATTGGATTTGCATGGAAATGTGAATGGAGCAGTGGAAACTTGTCTGGAAGCATTTCATCGTTATTATAGGTATCTCAATTTCTCAAACACAATCATCAGCTCGAAGTTTGATCCACAGGCATGTGGATGGGCATTTGGTATGAATGTTTTTGATTTGATTGCTTGGAGGAAAGTAAATGCAACTGCACGGTACCATTACTGGCAGGAGCAGAATGCTGATGGGACTCTCTGGAAGTTGGGCACTCTTCCACCTGGGCTTCTTACTTTTTATGGTCTGACAGAACCACTTGATAGAAGATGGCATGTATTAGGACTGGGGTATGATCTGAATATTGACAACCGGTTGATTGAGAGTGCAGCAGTCATCCACTATAATGGTTACATGAAGCCATGGCTGAAGTTGGCCATTAGCAGATATAAGCCTCTTTGGGAGCGATATGTAAATCAAAGCCACCCATATCTCCAAGATTGCGTCACAAGTTAA
- the LOC101294952 gene encoding glutamate receptor 2.7-like, whose protein sequence is MKIATICSVFLLFLFRTVDSSLAMNTVNFSVGVVLDFDTGFGKMGLSCINMALSDWYASHPNYNTRLLVHQRNSPTDVVLSAAAALELIKNVEVQAIIGPSTSMQANFMINLGDKAHVPIISFSATSPSLTSIRSPYFFRAAQNDSSQVKAISDIIQAFGWRQVVPIYVDNEFGEGVIPYLSDALQEIDVRIPYRSVISPTATDDQIEAELYKLVTMQTRVFIVHMLPSLGSRIFKKAREIGMMDKSYVWILTNAISNELSWFNSSFHMENMQGVLGLKTHIPNKKKLEAFRVRWKRKFQQDNPNDVDVNLDVFGLWAYDAAKALAITVEKLGNTKNFTYQKMNISGSSNDLERFDVSQIGPQLVQALLGTSFQGLSGDFSFVNGQLPSSTLEIVNVIGNGENVVGFWTPENGLVRNLHSTKSISRSPASNTSIGTIIWPGDTSSAPKGWQIPTNGKKLKILVPLKDGFNEFVNVTYDPSTNKTNVMGGYCLEVFEAVIQALPYDISYELYAYAKPDGEAAGNYNDLVNQVFLGNYDAAVGDITITANRSLYVDFTLPYTESGVSMLVPIKDKRSKNAWVFLEPLTWDLWLTTGCFFIFIGFVVWVLEHRINEDFRGPLRYQVGTSFWFAFSTMVFAHRERVVSNLARFVVVIWCVVVLILTQSYTASLTSMLTVQQLQPTVSDVNLLLKNGDNVGFQEGSFVYGILRQLGFRDEKLKTYNSTDDLHRLFKVGSTNDGISAAFDETPYIKVFIASYCWKYTMLDPTFKADGFGFVFPKDSPLARDVSRAILNVNEGGQAKKIEDRWFNRHPSCPDPNSKVTSNSLGLESFWGLFLIAGVASFLALLIFACTFLYEHKDMLISSDSDDSSWKKLRDLFKQYDLRDHNSHTFRRESQSQIGAESIRQSPRSTPNTEHGQSPREIEPQQFGEIELAIELDQRPRGNQ, encoded by the exons ATGAAGATTGCTACCATTTGCTCTGTCTTCTTACTTTTCTTATTCCGTACTGTTGACAGTAGCTTGGCTATGAATACAGTTAATTTCAGTGTTGGTGTGGTTCTTGACTTTGACACGGGGTTTGGAAAGATGGGTTTGAGCTGCATCAACATGGCCCTCTCAGACTGGTATGCTTCACATCCGAATTACAATACGAGGCTGCTGGTGCACCAAAGGAACTCCCCCACTGACGTTGTTCTTTCAGCTGCTGCAG CTCTTGAACTGATAAAGAATGTTGAAGTGCAAGCCATCATTGGGCCTTCAACATCAATGCAAGCAAACTTCATGATCAACCTAGGAGACAAAGCTCATGTCCCCATAATCTCATTTTCAGCAACAAGTCCTTCACTAACTTCAATCCGGAGCCCATATTTCTTTCGAGCTGCACAAAATGACTCATCTCAGGTGAAAGCCATAAGTGATATCATTCAAGCCTTCGGTTGGAGACAAGTAGTTCCCATCTACGTCGACAATGAGTTTGGAGAAGGAGTGATCCCTTACCTCTCCGATGCTCTACAAGAGATTGATGTTCGAATCCCTTATCGGAGTGTTATATCCCCGACTGCGACAGATGATCAAATTGAAGCTGAGCTTTACAAGTTGGTGACAATGCAAACAAGGGTCTTCATTGTCCACATGCTTCCTTCACTAGGCTCTCGAATTTTTAAGAAAGCAAGAGAGATTGGGATGATGGATAAAAGCTATGTTTGGATACTGACCAATGCAATTTCAAACGAGTTGAGTTGGTTTAATTCATCTTTTCACATGGAAAACATGCAAGGGGTGTTGGGATTGAAGACTCATATCCCAAATAAGAAAAAGCTTGAGGCTTTCAGAGTAAGATGGAAAAGGAAATTCCAACAAGACAATCCAAATGATGTTGATGTGAATTTGGATGTGTTTGGATTGTGGGCTTATGATGCTGCCAAGGCACTGGCCATAACAGTGGAGAAGCTTGGGAATACTAAAAACTTCACATACCAAAAGATGAATATTTCTGGTAGCTCCAATGATTTAGAGAGATTCGATGTCTCTCAGATTGGTCCTCAACTTGTTCAAGCGTTGCTAGGTACAAGTTTCCAAGGGCTTTCAGGGGACTTTAGTTTTGTTAATGGGCAACTTCCATCTTCAACTCTTGAGATTGTGAATGTGATTGGAAATGGAGAAAATGTGGTTGGATTTTGGACACCAGAAAACGGACTAGTGAGAAACTTGCATTCCACAAAGAGCATAAGCAGATCTCCTGCTTCTAATACTAGCATCGGAACGATTATATGGCCCGGAGACACCTCCTCTGCTCCAAAAGGTTGGCAGATTCCTACTAATGGGAAAAAGTTGAAGATTCTAGTTCCACTTAAAGACGGGTTTAACGAGTTTGTGAATGTGACATACGATCCTAGCACTAACAAAACCAACGTCATGGGTGGATACTGCTTAGAAGTCTTTGAAGCTGTAATACAAGCATTACCTTATGATATCTCTTATGAGTTGTATGCTTATGCAAAGCCTGATGGTGAAGCTGCTGGTAATTACAATGACTTGGTCAACCAAGTGTTCTTAGGG AACTATGATGCTGCGGTGGGAGATATAACAATAACAGCAAACAGGTCCTTGTATGTGGACTTCACATTGCCATACACAGAATCCGGGGTATCCATGCTGGTGCCTATTAAGGACAAAAGAAGTAAGAATGCTTGGGTGTTCTTGGAGCCATTGACTTGGGATCTTTGGTTAACAACTGGATGCTTCTTCATATTCATTGGCTTTGTGGTCTGGGTTCTTGAACACCGGATAAACGAGGATTTTCGAGGACCTTTGCGATACCAAGTTGGCACGAGTTTCTGGTTCGCTTTCTCAACCATGGTGTTCGCACACA GGGAGCGAGTGGTTAGCAACTTGGCTAGATTCGTAGTTGTCATATGGTGCGTGGTAGTGCTCATATTGACACAGAGCTACACTGCAAGTTTAACATCGATGTTAACAGTTCAGCAGCTCCAACCAACTGTTAGCGATGTAAACTTGCTTCTGAAAAATGGAGACAATGTTGGCTTTCAGGAAGGGTCTTTTGTTTACGGCATTTTAAGGCAACTAGGTTTCCGGGATGAGAAGCTTAAGACCTATAATTCCACAGATGACTTGCATCGACTTTTTAAAGTTGGGAGTACAAATGATGGTATAAGTGCTGCTTTTGATGAAACACCATACATCAAGGTTTTCATTGCAAGTTATTGCTGGAAATACACAATGCTTGATCCAACGTTTAAGGCAGATGGTTTCGGCTTT GTCTTCCCAAAAGATTCACCTCTGGCTCGTGATGTTTCGAGAGCAATCTTGAATGTAAATGAGGGAGGGCAGGCGAAAAAGATCGAGGACAGATGGTTCAACAGACACCCGAGTTGTCCAGACCCAAATAGCAAGGTCACTTCCAACAGTCTTGGCCTTGAAAGCTTTTGGGGTCTCTTCCTCATTGCTGGAGTAGCTTCGTTTCTAGCTCTGCTCATATTTGCTTGCACATTCTTGTATGAACATAAGGACATGTTAATCAGCTCGGATTCAGATGATTCATCATGGAAAAAACTTCGCGACTTATTTAAACAATACGACCTAAGAGACCACAACAGCCACACTTTTAGGCGTGAAAGTCAGAGCCAAATTGGAGCAGAGAGTATTAGGCAGAGTCCGAGGAGCACACCTAATACTGAACATGGTCAATCACCTAGAGAGATTGAACCTCAACAATTTGGAGAGATTGAACTAGCTATTGAGCTTGATCAGAGACCAAGAGGAAATCAGTAG